From the Lolium rigidum isolate FL_2022 chromosome 2, APGP_CSIRO_Lrig_0.1, whole genome shotgun sequence genome, one window contains:
- the LOC124688073 gene encoding uncharacterized protein LOC124688073: MEFNASYFHAFGNPDFAAVFSGGSAQALRPPCPSAGGDGDGASVKAEKGAVARQSTTATPSSVTFTVPDEELGEAQHFLNECSRCRKCLTGDIFMYRGDTPFCSEECRRKQIETEKARHRRKKQNSPKAQAAVAAAVAAAAAERENEPQRRRPQPQ, translated from the exons ATGGAGTTCAACGCCTCCTACTTCCACGCGTTCGGCAACCCCGACTTCGCGGCGGTCTTCTCCGGTGGCAGCGCGCAGGCCCTCCGGCCGCCGTGCCCctcggccggcggcgacggcgacggagccAGCGTGAAGGCGGAGAAGGGAGCGGTGGCTAGgcaaagcaccaccgccaccccaTCGTCCGTGACCTTTACGGTCCCGGACGAGGAGCTGGGAGAGGCGCAACACTTCCTCAACGAGTGCTCCCGCTGTCGCAAATGCCTCACCGGCGACATCTTCATGTACAG AGGGGACACGCCATTCTGCAGCGAGGAATGTAGGAGGAAGCAAATCGAGACGGAGAAGGCCAGACACCGGAGGAAGAAGCAAAACTCCCCAAAGGCGcaggcggccgtggcggcggctgtggcagcggcggcggcggagagagaGAACGAACCCCAGCGGCGACGACCGCAGCCACAGTAG